In a single window of the Alphaproteobacteria bacterium LSUCC0684 genome:
- a CDS encoding NAD-dependent epimerase/dehydratase family protein, whose amino-acid sequence MTSPILITGIAGFIGFHTALALKAAGRHVLGIDNMNTYYDPRLKSARREYLEASGIGVETLDLADHDATMEVFQKTAPNVVIHLAAQAGVRYSIENPLAYRDSNLSGFMHVLEGCRKAEVNHLIYASSSSVYGANHTYPFSEDDTVDHPLSLYAATKKANEAMAHSYAHLYGMPVTGLRFFTIYGPWGRPDMAYYSFTRKILAGEPIPVFGQGQMQRDFTYIDDIVAGIMALVEKPAVGNPAWNPAEPDPASSLAPWRIYNIGNNSPTELEYFIDVLEQHLGVRAIRDYQPMQPGDVVRTAADITALKDAVGFTPSTSIEDGIPRFVEWYRQFHN is encoded by the coding sequence ATGACCAGTCCGATCCTCATTACAGGTATCGCCGGTTTCATCGGCTTTCACACAGCCCTTGCGCTGAAAGCTGCTGGCCGTCATGTCCTCGGCATCGATAACATGAATACGTATTACGACCCGCGGCTCAAATCGGCGCGGCGTGAATATCTTGAGGCCAGCGGTATCGGGGTGGAAACCCTTGATCTTGCCGATCATGACGCCACGATGGAGGTCTTTCAAAAGACGGCACCGAATGTGGTGATCCATCTCGCGGCCCAGGCCGGGGTCCGGTATTCCATTGAAAATCCTCTTGCCTACAGGGACAGCAACCTTTCGGGCTTCATGCATGTGCTTGAAGGATGCCGAAAGGCAGAAGTCAACCACCTGATCTACGCCTCCTCCTCATCGGTATATGGCGCCAATCATACCTATCCGTTCAGCGAGGATGACACGGTGGATCATCCGCTCAGCCTCTATGCCGCAACCAAGAAAGCCAATGAGGCGATGGCGCATTCCTATGCCCATCTATACGGGATGCCGGTGACCGGGCTCAGGTTTTTTACCATCTATGGCCCCTGGGGACGCCCCGATATGGCCTATTATAGTTTCACCCGGAAAATCCTTGCCGGTGAACCTATCCCGGTTTTCGGTCAGGGGCAGATGCAGCGGGATTTCACCTATATCGACGATATTGTCGCCGGTATCATGGCGCTGGTGGAAAAGCCTGCGGTCGGCAATCCGGCATGGAACCCGGCCGAGCCTGATCCGGCATCAAGCCTGGCACCCTGGCGGATTTACAATATCGGCAACAATTCCCCGACCGAACTTGAATATTTCATCGATGTTCTTGAACAACACCTCGGGGTGCGCGCGATCCGGGACTATCAGCCCATGCAGCCCGGGGATGTTGTCCGCACCGCGGCAGATATCACCGCCCTCAAGGACGCTGTTGGCTTCACGCCGTCAACATCGATAGAAGACGGTATCCCGCGTTTTGTTGAATGGTATCGGCAGTTTCACAACTGA
- a CDS encoding shikimate dehydrogenase, giving the protein MSSSAPRLHQFAAAQLGLDLTYDLIIPAQFGFDFDQAFGHVRLEGYSGVNITLPYKEKAFRQVTIDDPAIQKLGSVNTVCFQGQNMSGFNTDYTGFLKSYQSIRGDKPVGSVLLIGAGGVGRSIAFGLMQLGATHLAIIDKDPSRAVQLADELNTHMPGIAEHIERGAISAYDAVINCSPSGMHGYGGLPLPEDNFPRRFEWAFDAVYQPVNTPFKQLAESRKAEFISGFELFFHQGVDAFLIFTGHEVRDQSALRKALMASLPQMETG; this is encoded by the coding sequence ATGTCATCAAGTGCGCCCAGGCTTCACCAGTTTGCCGCAGCACAACTTGGATTGGATCTGACCTATGATTTGATCATCCCGGCGCAGTTCGGTTTTGATTTCGATCAGGCGTTTGGCCATGTCAGACTTGAGGGGTATAGCGGCGTCAACATCACCTTGCCCTATAAGGAAAAGGCCTTCAGGCAGGTGACTATTGATGACCCTGCCATTCAGAAACTGGGTTCGGTCAACACGGTTTGTTTTCAGGGGCAGAATATGTCCGGCTTCAATACGGACTACACGGGTTTTCTGAAAAGCTATCAATCCATCCGCGGTGATAAACCCGTGGGCAGTGTATTGCTGATCGGCGCAGGTGGTGTCGGCCGTTCCATTGCATTCGGCCTGATGCAACTTGGCGCAACCCATCTGGCGATCATCGACAAGGATCCATCAAGGGCCGTGCAGCTTGCCGATGAGCTCAATACCCATATGCCCGGCATTGCCGAGCACATAGAGCGTGGGGCTATCTCTGCCTATGATGCGGTTATCAACTGCAGCCCTTCGGGGATGCACGGATATGGCGGTCTGCCCTTGCCTGAAGACAATTTTCCACGTCGATTTGAATGGGCTTTTGATGCTGTCTACCAACCTGTCAACACGCCGTTCAAGCAACTGGCAGAAAGCAGAAAGGCCGAGTTCATTTCAGGGTTTGAGCTGTTTTTTCATCAGGGGGTTGATGCTTTCCTGATTTTCACGGGCCATGAAGTCAGGGATCAATCCGCATTGAGAAAAGCACTGATGGCTTCCTTGCCCCAGATGGAGACGGGGTGA
- a CDS encoding dihydrodipicolinate synthase family protein — MDTSIRGIVPVMLTPFKDTGDIDWEGLEALIHWYLDHGAEALFSVCQSSEMAALSLAERGDLARFTVKTVAGRVPVLASGHVADSMDDQIIELQTLADTGIDCLVLVTNRLDTANTGRQAFVQSLKAITATLPDDLPLGLYECPAPFRRLLDDDEVKIIADDPRFVFLKDVSCDLSTVKRRLSLAEGSALAINNANAAIASDALKAGADGFCGVFTNFHPDLYRWLQDEGPSNPELAYEMAIFLALAAATEPMGYPKLAKLYHQRLGTFASPHSRVVKDDIQVKYWALDEVITKVIEGTEHYRNKISASKT; from the coding sequence TTGGATACGTCAATCCGCGGTATTGTCCCGGTGATGCTGACACCGTTTAAGGATACAGGTGATATTGATTGGGAAGGTCTGGAAGCGCTGATCCACTGGTATCTTGACCATGGTGCCGAGGCCCTTTTTTCGGTTTGCCAGTCATCAGAAATGGCGGCTTTATCGCTCGCTGAACGCGGTGATCTGGCTCGATTTACGGTAAAGACGGTCGCCGGGCGTGTGCCGGTGCTCGCTTCAGGGCATGTGGCAGATTCCATGGATGATCAAATCATCGAGCTGCAAACTCTGGCTGATACAGGGATTGATTGCCTCGTTCTGGTGACCAACCGCCTTGATACGGCAAATACCGGCAGGCAAGCCTTTGTTCAATCTTTGAAGGCGATCACCGCGACGCTTCCGGATGACCTGCCGCTGGGGCTATATGAATGCCCGGCGCCCTTCAGGCGGCTTCTTGATGATGATGAAGTCAAGATTATCGCAGATGATCCGCGGTTTGTTTTTCTAAAGGATGTGAGCTGTGATCTCAGCACCGTCAAGAGGCGTCTATCCTTGGCTGAAGGATCAGCACTGGCGATCAATAATGCCAATGCCGCGATCGCATCAGATGCACTGAAAGCGGGGGCGGACGGGTTTTGTGGTGTTTTCACCAATTTCCATCCTGATCTGTACCGCTGGCTGCAGGATGAAGGCCCGTCGAACCCTGAACTGGCCTATGAGATGGCCATTTTTCTGGCACTTGCAGCGGCGACAGAGCCCATGGGCTATCCGAAACTGGCCAAACTTTATCACCAGAGACTAGGTACTTTTGCTTCGCCCCACAGCCGTGTGGTCAAAGATGATATCCAGGTGAAATACTGGGCCCTTGATGAGGTGATTACGAAAGTCATTGAAGGCACGGAGCATTACCGAAACAAAATATCAGCCAGCAAGACGTGA
- a CDS encoding TRAP transporter large permease — MSVELLLGIVTLFGAAAIGMPVAYAILAGVIIYLGYSGQDLAIAGETMVQRLFDGFLLLAVPLFIVSANIMNAGSISDRLLNFCVALVGRFRGGLGHVNVVASLIFSGMSGSAVADAAGIGKLIIDMMIKSGRYTRGYAAAITAATATIGPIIPPSIPMVLYALVSNTSIGSLFLAGIIPGLLMGAVLMGMNALISRRRNFGQEEAIPLRQLPVVTFRAAPALLMPVILLTGIYSGVTTPTEAAAIAALYALLVAKGLYRTLKITSLIEVFVESARSAASVGLVIGASMILTYVVVQENIPQMISALFAGAEISPLAFLLLVNVLVLLLGCVLDATVIILVIVPLFIPTCIALEIDLVHFGVVIVVNSMIGLITPPYGILLFVISAVSKIPLTEIIGEIWAFLAVLLIALSAMILFPDIVLWLPRALGH, encoded by the coding sequence TTGAGCGTTGAACTGCTACTGGGCATTGTCACTCTGTTTGGCGCCGCGGCGATTGGCATGCCTGTCGCTTATGCGATTCTGGCAGGGGTTATCATCTATCTAGGCTATTCCGGGCAGGATCTGGCAATTGCCGGTGAAACCATGGTTCAGCGCCTCTTTGACGGCTTCCTCCTGCTTGCTGTCCCGTTATTCATTGTTTCAGCAAATATCATGAATGCCGGTTCAATTTCCGACCGGCTGCTGAATTTCTGTGTTGCGCTTGTGGGGCGATTCCGAGGCGGGCTCGGGCATGTCAATGTCGTCGCCAGCCTGATCTTTTCAGGCATGTCAGGTTCTGCCGTCGCCGATGCGGCAGGTATCGGCAAGCTGATCATTGACATGATGATCAAGAGTGGCCGCTACACCCGCGGCTATGCTGCCGCCATCACTGCTGCGACGGCCACCATAGGCCCGATCATTCCACCGTCGATCCCGATGGTTCTCTATGCCCTGGTTTCAAACACATCCATCGGCAGCCTGTTCCTTGCTGGCATCATCCCCGGATTGCTCATGGGGGCTGTGCTCATGGGGATGAATGCGCTCATATCACGCCGCCGGAATTTCGGTCAGGAAGAAGCGATCCCGCTGCGGCAACTCCCTGTCGTGACGTTCAGGGCAGCGCCGGCCCTGCTCATGCCGGTCATTCTTCTGACAGGTATTTATTCCGGCGTCACAACACCGACCGAAGCGGCAGCGATTGCCGCGCTTTATGCGTTGCTGGTTGCCAAGGGATTGTATCGGACGCTCAAGATCACATCGCTGATCGAAGTCTTTGTCGAATCTGCTCGATCTGCTGCTTCTGTCGGCCTGGTGATCGGTGCGTCGATGATCCTGACTTATGTGGTGGTTCAGGAAAATATCCCCCAGATGATTTCAGCGTTGTTTGCCGGGGCGGAAATCAGCCCCCTTGCATTCCTTCTGCTGGTCAATGTTCTGGTTCTGTTATTGGGCTGTGTGCTGGATGCAACGGTGATCATTCTGGTGATTGTTCCTCTTTTTATCCCCACATGCATCGCCCTTGAAATTGACCTTGTTCATTTTGGTGTGGTGATTGTGGTCAATTCGATGATTGGCCTGATCACGCCACCCTACGGGATCTTGCTGTTTGTGATCAGCGCGGTTTCCAAAATCCCGCTTACGGAGATTATTGGCGAAATTTGGGCTTTTCTGGCTGTTCTGCTGATTGCTCTTTCGGCCATGATTCTTTTTCCGGATATCGTTTTATGGCTGCCCCGAGCCTTGGGGCATTAA
- a CDS encoding LysE family transporter: MPWLFLYAFMLGLVFNAAPGAILAESLRRGLKGGFMPAMAVQIGSLVGDGLWVMLGLAGAAALISISYIKIPLMLSGAILLGYLAWQSFRDSRMPMPDLNATASVKQSRGAMATGVALSVSNPLNITYWAALGGTIAAVIGETPRFSHYLVFIAGFMFSSVLWCFIASGMIAWTRARLTPRLWRLLHLGCGLGLILLLGFVLRHLAADLTGGNMLTG, from the coding sequence ATGCCGTGGCTTTTTCTATATGCCTTTATGCTGGGGCTTGTCTTCAACGCCGCCCCCGGGGCCATTCTGGCTGAAAGCCTGCGCCGCGGATTGAAAGGCGGATTCATGCCGGCGATGGCGGTCCAGATCGGCTCGCTTGTCGGTGACGGGCTCTGGGTCATGCTGGGGCTGGCCGGGGCCGCGGCCCTCATATCGATTTCGTATATAAAAATTCCCCTGATGCTGAGCGGCGCCATCCTTCTTGGCTATCTTGCCTGGCAGAGTTTCCGGGACAGCCGGATGCCCATGCCGGACCTTAACGCAACCGCATCGGTCAAGCAAAGCCGCGGGGCGATGGCAACCGGCGTCGCTCTTTCGGTAAGCAACCCTTTGAACATCACCTACTGGGCGGCGCTGGGAGGAACGATCGCCGCCGTCATCGGCGAAACCCCGAGATTCAGTCATTACCTGGTGTTTATTGCCGGATTCATGTTCTCTTCGGTGCTGTGGTGCTTTATAGCATCGGGAATGATTGCCTGGACACGCGCCCGGTTGACCCCGAGGCTGTGGCGATTGCTCCATCTTGGATGTGGCCTGGGCCTGATATTGCTGCTTGGGTTTGTGCTGCGCCACCTGGCAGCAGATCTTACCGGCGGCAATATGCTCACCGGGTGA
- a CDS encoding SDR family NAD(P)-dependent oxidoreductase: MTELTNKKALVTGAAGGIGQAIVTALKSAGAKVAVADRNTSTLSADACFPGDLLDAVYADTLPKNVSETLGGLDIVINNAGVITRGDVTETSDADWALSVGVNVEAPFRICRAAIPIMAARGGGVIVNIASCWGGKAPGPKHALYCMTKAALASLTQCMGMDHAHQGIRVNAVCPNEVNTPMLRSGFEKRGFDPDRAVHDLGKTVPLGRIAEPEDIADVVMFLASDSSRYMTGALVEVNGGKPVS, from the coding sequence TTGACTGAACTCACCAATAAAAAAGCGCTGGTTACCGGCGCGGCAGGTGGCATTGGTCAAGCTATTGTCACGGCACTTAAATCCGCTGGTGCAAAGGTTGCCGTGGCCGATCGCAATACGTCAACCCTCTCGGCTGATGCCTGTTTTCCGGGTGATCTCCTGGATGCGGTTTATGCAGATACCCTTCCCAAAAATGTCAGCGAAACATTAGGTGGTCTTGATATCGTCATAAACAATGCGGGGGTTATAACGCGCGGTGATGTTACCGAAACCAGTGACGCCGACTGGGCCTTGTCTGTTGGCGTAAATGTTGAAGCACCGTTTCGAATTTGCCGTGCCGCCATTCCCATTATGGCGGCGAGGGGCGGAGGGGTGATTGTAAACATAGCTTCATGCTGGGGCGGAAAAGCCCCGGGGCCAAAGCATGCCCTTTATTGCATGACCAAAGCTGCACTTGCGTCACTGACCCAATGCATGGGGATGGATCACGCCCATCAGGGCATCCGGGTCAACGCGGTTTGTCCGAATGAAGTCAACACTCCCATGCTGCGTTCAGGTTTTGAGAAGCGTGGTTTCGATCCTGACAGGGCCGTCCATGATTTGGGGAAGACGGTACCGCTTGGCCGTATCGCTGAACCTGAAGACATTGCGGATGTAGTGATGTTTTTAGCCTCGGATTCTTCGCGCTATATGACAGGCGCTCTGGTTGAGGTTAACGGTGGAAAGCCTGTATCATGA
- a CDS encoding TRAP transporter small permease has product MLAKVVSKVTRTAELIAAMVLAAIFITFLLQIFTRYAPKIAWLMPLSSIEAWMQSLVPIGWTVNLISLFWVWLIFIGCSFFVRDRDHVIFDVFYMALPPQWHRYFAMVTCALLVATMIYALGPTYDAIFGSMLMNLKKIQTLRIPLTGDKIAIKWLFAPIIMFMVATILRYGFRFYLLMIRADPDVSHGSASPEKPRGKGENS; this is encoded by the coding sequence ATGCTTGCAAAAGTTGTTTCAAAGGTCACCCGCACTGCCGAACTCATCGCCGCCATGGTTTTGGCGGCGATTTTTATCACTTTCCTTTTACAGATTTTTACGCGCTATGCCCCGAAGATTGCCTGGCTTATGCCTCTATCAAGCATCGAAGCCTGGATGCAATCGCTGGTTCCCATCGGCTGGACAGTCAACCTGATTTCCCTCTTTTGGGTCTGGCTGATATTCATCGGCTGTTCTTTTTTTGTCCGTGACAGGGATCACGTGATCTTTGATGTCTTCTACATGGCCCTGCCGCCGCAATGGCACAGATATTTTGCCATGGTCACCTGCGCGTTGTTGGTGGCAACGATGATCTACGCCCTTGGGCCGACCTATGATGCAATCTTCGGCAGCATGCTGATGAACCTGAAAAAAATTCAGACACTGAGAATACCCCTTACCGGCGACAAGATAGCCATCAAGTGGCTTTTTGCACCGATCATCATGTTCATGGTAGCAACGATCCTTCGTTATGGTTTCAGGTTTTATCTTCTGATGATACGAGCTGATCCTGACGTCAGTCACGGTTCTGCTTCCCCTGAAAAACCCCGGGGAAAAGGGGAAAACTCTTGA
- a CDS encoding Gfo/Idh/MocA family protein produces the protein MRHVEGVQLCAVVDPDHQAKEKAADLGVTCFQDLTEMIKAEKPDGIILSTPTDLHVKQGLECIEMGIPTLVEKPLSHDLHDAEILVRASESAGIPLMVGHHRRFNPIIQKAKEILSAGKIGALRAVHAKCWFYKPDKYFDTAPWRKLRGAGPVSVNLVHEIDLLRYLCGEITHVQAQMMPSIRGYENEDVAAAIFCFANGAIGTVSVSDSIAAPWSWEFTSKENPVYPHTEESAYQIGGSLGSLSIPDLRIWKHHGEPDWWSPISAVSETSDFSDPLVNQIRHFTEVIAGDTAPLISGREGLRTLAVIDAIQVAAKTGQTIQLANQSGVTELAEFKKNSERVLASKPIFTKTAF, from the coding sequence ATGCGACATGTCGAAGGTGTTCAACTTTGTGCTGTTGTTGACCCTGATCATCAGGCAAAAGAGAAAGCCGCTGATCTGGGCGTTACCTGCTTTCAGGACCTCACAGAAATGATCAAGGCCGAAAAGCCGGATGGGATCATCCTTTCTACGCCAACAGACCTTCATGTCAAACAGGGGCTGGAATGCATCGAGATGGGTATCCCCACACTTGTTGAAAAACCGCTGTCACATGATCTCCATGATGCGGAAATTCTGGTGCGGGCATCTGAATCTGCCGGCATCCCCCTGATGGTAGGTCATCATCGCCGTTTCAACCCCATCATCCAGAAGGCCAAGGAAATCCTGAGCGCAGGAAAAATAGGTGCTCTGCGCGCTGTTCATGCCAAATGCTGGTTCTATAAGCCTGATAAGTATTTTGATACGGCACCCTGGCGCAAGCTGAGAGGTGCGGGCCCTGTTTCGGTCAATCTTGTCCATGAGATTGACCTGCTCAGATATCTTTGTGGTGAGATTACCCATGTCCAGGCGCAAATGATGCCTTCAATCAGGGGGTATGAGAACGAGGATGTGGCGGCGGCGATATTCTGTTTTGCCAATGGCGCAATCGGGACGGTTAGTGTTTCAGATAGTATCGCTGCGCCGTGGAGCTGGGAATTCACTTCAAAAGAAAACCCGGTCTATCCCCATACAGAAGAAAGCGCATATCAAATCGGCGGCAGCCTCGGTTCCCTCTCGATCCCGGATCTGAGGATCTGGAAACATCATGGTGAACCTGATTGGTGGTCCCCGATTTCTGCGGTTTCAGAAACCAGTGATTTTTCTGATCCACTGGTCAACCAGATCAGGCATTTCACTGAAGTTATTGCTGGTGATACAGCACCATTGATTTCCGGGCGCGAAGGCTTGCGCACCCTGGCAGTTATTGATGCAATTCAGGTTGCAGCCAAAACTGGCCAAACAATCCAACTTGCCAATCAATCCGGCGTAACAGAGTTGGCAGAATTCAAAAAAAATTCTGAGAGAGTACTTGCATCCAAGCCAATTTTCACCAAGACGGCGTTCTAG
- a CDS encoding SDR family NAD(P)-dependent oxidoreductase: MMRFKGKTAIITGGGSGIGRATAERLRDEGARVFTVQRGVDDNFESISIDLGQPEAPQQIIDQVVSKTGQIDVLINNAGMMMEARVEDMSLDDWSKTIALNLTAPFLMIKSALPFLRETRGCIVNTGSIEGLGSNPMHAAYGASKSGLHGLTRAVAVDHGHEGIRCNAVAPGWINTDLNNDFIESMNDPEAFRRDLGKIHPAGRAGDPQEVAAVIAFLASDDASFITGQVYIVDGGRMTKLSLP, from the coding sequence ATGATGCGATTCAAGGGCAAAACGGCGATCATCACCGGCGGTGGATCAGGTATTGGCCGCGCGACGGCAGAGCGTTTGCGAGATGAAGGCGCGCGCGTATTTACTGTCCAGCGTGGGGTAGATGATAATTTTGAAAGTATTTCAATTGATCTTGGCCAGCCCGAAGCCCCACAACAGATCATCGATCAGGTGGTCTCAAAAACAGGCCAGATTGATGTATTGATCAACAATGCCGGCATGATGATGGAAGCCAGGGTGGAAGATATGTCACTTGACGATTGGTCAAAGACGATCGCGCTGAACCTGACGGCACCTTTTTTGATGATCAAATCTGCCTTGCCGTTCTTGCGCGAAACCAGGGGCTGTATCGTCAATACAGGATCAATAGAAGGGTTGGGATCCAATCCCATGCACGCAGCTTACGGTGCATCAAAGTCAGGACTTCATGGGTTGACCCGTGCTGTTGCGGTCGATCATGGACATGAAGGTATCCGCTGTAATGCCGTGGCTCCCGGCTGGATAAATACGGACCTGAACAATGACTTTATCGAAAGCATGAACGACCCGGAAGCCTTCCGTCGTGATCTTGGAAAAATTCATCCTGCTGGACGCGCAGGTGACCCGCAGGAAGTGGCTGCTGTAATCGCTTTCCTGGCCTCCGATGATGCCAGTTTTATAACAGGTCAGGTCTATATCGTTGATGGTGGCCGCATGACAAAATTGAGCCTGCCATGA
- a CDS encoding GntR family transcriptional regulator — MLKDLGKLGFLSSSRQKTVAYSTYERIKHDIIFGKLKPGAKLKLEVLRKDYAASVSTLRETLNRLASDGFVSAAEQRGFFVTPVSPDDLGEIANLRILLECHALEESFLNGDEDWEAEVVGSYHKLSKVERRMKNGSSSDLETWKRYDWQFHLSLIRACNSRNLLALHATLFGKYLRYQMLVLTYRGEIARQEHKALFDSALARDSKTAKEILTLHIRNGLTHTLEYM; from the coding sequence ATGCTTAAAGACCTCGGCAAATTGGGATTTCTTAGCAGCAGCAGACAAAAGACCGTTGCCTATTCCACGTACGAGAGAATCAAGCATGACATCATCTTTGGCAAACTGAAACCAGGGGCCAAACTGAAGCTTGAAGTGCTGCGAAAAGATTATGCTGCCAGTGTTTCTACCCTGCGCGAGACACTCAATCGCCTTGCCAGTGATGGATTTGTCTCAGCGGCCGAGCAGCGAGGTTTTTTTGTCACGCCGGTTTCACCTGATGATCTTGGTGAAATTGCTAATCTGCGTATTCTGCTGGAATGCCATGCCCTTGAAGAATCTTTCCTCAATGGCGATGAGGACTGGGAAGCAGAAGTGGTCGGCTCATACCATAAACTGAGCAAGGTTGAACGCCGAATGAAGAATGGCAGCTCATCTGATCTGGAAACATGGAAACGCTATGACTGGCAGTTTCATCTTTCTTTAATTCGCGCCTGCAATTCAAGAAACCTGTTGGCGCTGCACGCCACCTTGTTTGGAAAATACCTGCGCTATCAAATGCTTGTCCTGACCTATCGCGGCGAAATCGCAAGACAGGAACATAAAGCACTCTTTGATTCCGCCCTCGCACGCGACAGCAAAACGGCAAAGGAAATATTGACGCTTCATATCAGGAACGGGCTGACCCATACGCTCGAATACATGTAG
- a CDS encoding SIS domain-containing protein, whose translation MSRLAASIETHLRRSAEIKIDTVAACRDAALACAESIAGSLASGGKVMFCGNGGSAGDAQHIAAEFVATLDHRRPRQGLAALALTTDTSFITAYSNDFGYEGIFSRQVETLGKSGDVLVGISTSGNSANVVKALEAAKDLGITTVAMTGSGGGKMAGIADILIAVPAVETPFIQECHIALGHAITAAVENLLGH comes from the coding sequence GCCGAAATCAAGATTGATACGGTGGCGGCGTGCCGCGATGCAGCTCTCGCTTGTGCCGAGTCGATTGCCGGAAGTCTGGCCTCGGGTGGCAAGGTGATGTTCTGCGGCAATGGCGGCTCGGCTGGCGACGCCCAGCATATCGCCGCCGAATTCGTTGCCACGCTTGATCATCGCCGGCCGCGTCAGGGGCTTGCGGCGCTGGCCCTGACCACCGACACTTCCTTTATCACGGCCTATAGCAATGATTTCGGCTATGAAGGTATTTTTTCACGCCAGGTTGAAACCCTCGGCAAGTCAGGAGATGTGCTGGTCGGGATTTCCACCAGTGGAAATTCAGCCAATGTGGTCAAGGCGCTTGAGGCGGCGAAAGACCTCGGCATCACCACCGTGGCCATGACCGGCAGCGGTGGCGGCAAAATGGCGGGGATTGCCGATATCCTCATTGCCGTGCCAGCAGTTGAGACACCATTTATTCAGGAATGCCATATTGCGCTGGGCCATGCGATCACCGCGGCGGTGGAAAATCTTCTCGGCCATTAA
- the dctP gene encoding TRAP transporter substrate-binding protein DctP produces the protein MINKINRRSAMAAMVAVGMLGGVSLPSHAADMTFTLATSASETDMRSVAMREVFAPMVAGFADYKAGYNGSLFAQGTELEAISRGNVTMSIASAQELAQFFPEFSIFATGYVHQDAAHQVRVFNNPLMDPFKKKAEEELGVKLLSVMYLGRRHVNLRFPRSEKNIMTPADLAGVNLRMPGTDSWQFLGKALGASPTPLAFNEVYTALSTGAVDGQDNPLPTVVDKKFYEVTKQISLTSHLVDLNYIAFSKKTWDSLNAEQQMTVQRAADAAAAYGRLKQLDKENNLAEFIRSQGVEIYTPDLKAFREHVQAQYVGSEVAKSWPAGVLDKINALGN, from the coding sequence ATGATAAACAAGATTAACCGTCGTTCTGCAATGGCTGCCATGGTGGCCGTCGGCATGCTTGGAGGGGTGTCACTTCCCAGCCATGCAGCAGATATGACCTTCACCCTCGCAACTTCTGCTTCGGAAACAGATATGCGTTCCGTCGCCATGAGGGAAGTTTTCGCACCCATGGTTGCCGGCTTTGCTGATTACAAGGCTGGATACAATGGCTCACTGTTTGCCCAGGGTACGGAACTGGAAGCCATCAGCCGTGGTAATGTGACCATGTCGATTGCTTCAGCGCAGGAGCTGGCCCAGTTCTTCCCTGAATTCTCTATCTTTGCCACAGGCTATGTTCACCAGGATGCCGCACATCAGGTGCGTGTCTTCAACAACCCCCTGATGGATCCTTTCAAGAAAAAAGCTGAAGAAGAGTTGGGTGTTAAACTCCTTTCCGTCATGTATCTTGGCCGTCGTCATGTGAATCTTCGTTTCCCGAGAAGCGAGAAGAACATCATGACTCCTGCTGATCTGGCTGGTGTTAATCTCCGTATGCCAGGCACGGATTCATGGCAGTTCCTCGGCAAGGCCCTTGGCGCATCACCGACACCGCTTGCATTCAATGAAGTGTATACCGCATTGTCCACGGGTGCTGTCGATGGTCAGGACAACCCGCTGCCAACCGTTGTCGACAAGAAATTCTATGAAGTTACCAAGCAGATTTCGCTGACTTCGCATCTTGTTGACCTCAACTACATTGCCTTCTCCAAAAAGACATGGGACAGTCTTAACGCTGAACAGCAGATGACCGTTCAGAGAGCTGCTGACGCTGCTGCTGCCTATGGCCGGCTGAAACAGCTCGACAAGGAAAACAACCTTGCCGAGTTCATTCGCAGCCAGGGTGTGGAAATTTACACCCCTGACCTGAAAGCCTTCCGGGAACATGTCCAGGCACAGTATGTCGGGAGTGAAGTGGCGAAAAGCTGGCCTGCAGGCGTGCTGGACAAGATCAACGCGCTGGGCAACTAA